The Pelagibacterium halotolerans B2 nucleotide sequence CGCGTCGGCTTGCAGACGCTTCACCATTGCCGCCAGCCCATTGGAGCGCTGTGTGGAAAGATGCTCCCGCAATCCAATGGAATCGAGAATTGGCAGCGCATCGGTTTCGGCGATGTCGGCCGCCATGCGGCCCGAATAAAGCGCGAGAACGATAGCCACCAGCCCCCGAACGATCATCGCATCGGAATCGCCCCGGAAGGTCAGCACGGTTCCATCGTCTTTCGCTTCGCTTTCGGTCACCAGCCACACCTGCGATGCGCAGCCATGCACCTTATTGTCTGCGTTGCGCTCATCATCGGACAGTGGCGCCAACTCCTGGCCAAGCTCGATGATATAACGGTACCGGTCTTCCCAGTCGTCGAGAAAGGACAGGTTGTCGGCGATTTCGTCAAAGGCGGCTGTTGTCTTCATGGCCGCTATGTAGCCCCTCAACCGGCCCATTGGAAGGGGCAGCCCATCAGTAAGCCCAGTCTGGACGGGGAGGGGGGAAGGCGTTTCCGGCAGGGGCCCGTTGCGTTGCGATCTGGGAGAGAACCGTCCGCCCGATGACGCATTCAACGCTCCCGCAATCGGAAGGCATCAGCGTTTCGCTAACCGCCCGAACTCCTTGGCTGGCCAACTGGTCGCCGGTCGCGCGCGCCGAAGCACCCACATCCATGCCCGTACTGGGGGCCATGACAAGAAAGGCGGCGGAGAGCCAGAAAGCAGAGCGAAGCACAAACATGAGACCAACCTCGTCGTCCGAACATATGGACAGCGTTGCGTTGGAGCCTAATGTGCGGGCGTGAAGCATTTTTGGTAAACTTGCCTAAATTTTTAAGCAATTGCGGCCGGTCTCGACAGCGGCCCGTTAAGCAAGACTCTGTTTACGCTACCCCCAGAAACCTGCCTCGAACGTTAGCTGATTGTGGGCCGGCGCCGCCTAATCCGGTCGGACTTAAGGGTGTCTTAGGGCTTGGGTGGAAGTGTGGGCCGGCCAAAGGACGCCGTCCTGAAGCAGCGCCGCTGCGTATCGCGGTATTTAGAGTTGAGCGTTTCATGCGTAACCCTTTTGCGGATTTTGCCATTGCCTCCCCGTTGCAGACCGGTGCGTTTCCGGCCGGCCAGCGCAATGGCGTCCTGCATCGCGTTCTGACCCTCAACACACTCGTGCTTGTGGCAGGGTTGGGTCTCGCCATGGCGCTTTCTCTGGTGATGCTCTTTGGTGGCAATGTCGTGCCGCTTATCGCCACGGCGGCCGTCTCCGGCCTTGTTGCGCTGTCAGGTGCCCTGCTTTTGCGCGGTGAGATGGACCCGGCGATTGCGGTCCATGCGATTGTACTTGGGGCTATCGGTGCGGTTGTCGCAGCGGGCGACCCGTCAATGATCGACCTGGGCCTTGCCCTTGGCCTCATGGCCGCACTGTATGGCCAGGTCCTTTCAAAGAGTCGTCATAGGTATCTGATTTGGACTGTTCCGGCACTTATCCTTGTCGCAAGCGCATCTGACCTGGCCGCTGTCTCCCTTGATGTGCAGGGAGCGATGCAGTCCTTTGCATTGATTGCGTTGGCGATTTTTGCGGCGATTGCCGTAATCACCGCGACAAGGCTCGAGATCATTTCCGCTGAATCGCCCGTGTCCCAGACGCGCGCCTTCGCTGTGCTGGCAGAAAACATTCTAGGTGCCGTGGTTCGCTATGGCGCGGATGGTGGCCCGGTGTTCATTTCCCGTTCTGCAGGCAATCTGCTGGGCTGCCGTACATTCGAACTCGATGGCGCAGGGCTGTTCGAACGTGTGCACGTCATGGACCGTCCCGCCTATCGCAAGGCTATTTCCGATGCATCCAACGGCACGGGAGCTTCCACCATCGAGTTGCGCCTGCGTCGGGACGACGTCGAACCGGGCGCCGGAGCACGCTATGTCTGGGTCGAATTCGCGCTCGCCCCGCTGCGGGACGACGGCGGGTCATCGAACGAGGTGCTCGCTGTTCTCCGCGACATCAGCGTGCGCAAGAATGCCGAACGAGAGGTCGATGCGGCGCGTCGGCAAGCCGAGGATGCCTCGGAAGCCAAGTCGCGCTTTCTGGCCACCATCGGCCATGAACTGCGCACTCCGCTGAACGCTATCGTGGGCTTTTCCGACATGATGTCCGAAGGTATCGGCGGCAACTTGTCGCCCACTCATGCCGAGTACGCGGGCCACATCAGCCGCAGCGGCCATCACCTGCTCGACGTGGTCAACATGTTGCTCGACATGTCCAAGATCGAAGCGGGCAAGTTCGAGGTTCATGCCGAACTCTTTGCACCGCAGGCGCTCGTTGAACCTTGCCTGCAGATGGTCGAAAAGCTCGCCCGCGACAGCTCGATCACAATAGAGGCCGCCGTCCCCGAGAACCTGCCCCAGATTATGGGCGACGAACGCGCCTGCCGTCAGATCCTCATCAACCTGCTCTCCAATGCCATCAAATTCAGCCATGATGGTGGTGTCGTAACGCTCGCCATCAAACGTCAGGGCAGGATGCTGGCAATGTCTGTCGGTGATTCCGGCATCGGGATGCGGCCCGAAACGATCGAACGCATCGGAGAGCCCTTCCTGCAGGCCCAGGACTCGCTTTCCCGCCGCTATGAAGGCACCGGCCTGGGCCTTTCCATCGTCAAGGGCCTGGTCAGCCTGCATGGCGGCCGCCTCGACGTGGTGTCCGAGCCGGGTATGGGAACCACCATCAGCGTTCTCCTGCCGCTCGAAGGCCCGCTGGGCGCCGGAAAAAGCTCGGCAACCATCGAACATCTTTATGCCCCCAAGCGCGATCGCGACGAAGACAAATGGCTCCAAGACGAAAGAAGAAGCGCAGCAAAATGACCGCCGGTATTGCTCAAATCCCACTCGCTGTCGGCGCTGGCGCCATCAGCCTTGTCGGTCATGCCCTTTCGTGGGGCTTTACGCGTTTTGCCCGCTCGCCCATGGCCTCCACAGGACTGGTGCTGATGTCGGGTCTCACACTCGTGGCAGCCACCAACGCCCTGTTTCTTCAGGATACCCGTCATCCTGCGCCATTATTCGTTTCCGGTTCGGCAGCGGCCACCGCCCGACCCGCTCCGATTGAGCCGGTGGTCGTTGAACCCGTTGAAATTCCTCAGCGCCCGGTGGCCCAACCCGCCGCCTCGGTCATGCCCGAACCTGTTCCTTCCGCCAGCGAGCAATCCACTGCGGCGACGCCAGAGCCGACGGTCTCGGCCATCGGCAATCAGGACATTGCCGACTTGCAGGAAAAGCTCAAGGCGCTCGGCTTTTTCGATGGCATGGTCGATGGCTATTACGGCCCCAAAACGGCCGATGCCATCCGCGATTTCGAGGCGCGTTTCAATCTTCCGCGCACTGGTGCGGCCACACCGCAGGTGATCGAGGCGGTCAGGGAAGCGCCGCTCCAGACCTCCCAGACCCCGGAACCGGCTCCGACCAGCGCCGTCTCAGCCACCCCGCAGACCGACGACATCGCACCCCTCCTTGCCCAGATGCAGGAGACCGCGCCCACCGCCGCCGATACCGTCGAACGCCAGACCGTCGCCGATATTTCGCCGGACCTCCCCGCCGCGGCTGCGCAACCCTCGGAAACAACAGCCCAGCCCAGCGAGCCTGCCGTCCTCGACGGCGATCTGGTCAGCGATATCCAGCGCGGCCTTGGCCGTCTGGGCTTCCTGCAGGGTCCGGTCAACGGCGTTGCCGACGAGGCGACGGCTCGCGCCATCCGTCAGTTCCAGATTTTCAACAACTACCGACCGACCGGCGAAGTCAGCCCCGTGCTGCGCCAGATGCTGGTCGAGGCTGGGGCTTTCCTGTAACGCTGGCGTTCATGCAGCAGCTTCGGTCCGACATCTGGTGCGCCGCCTTCGTGCGCCGTCATAACGACATGGGAAAATTCTGCGTCGTCTCGCGGCGCGGCGATGCAATTGCCGGCCAGATCTGGATTGAAGTCGATCATCTGGACGGTACGATCTCGCTGTTCACCCCGGCGCCTGGCGCCATGATGGACCTGCCTCCCGAGGATCGTGTTTTCCAGAAGCGCTTCGAGCGCGCCGACCCGATCACGGTCAAGGACCGCATAGCCCGGGAAATCGAATTCGATCAGGACCTTTGGGTTCTCTCGGTCGATAGCCGTGGCGATGACCTTGGCCTCGATATGGTCTAGCTCGCTTTGCGGGCTGATTTCATTTTGTCGAGCGCCTCGATGGCCTGATCGCCCACGGTGCCGGTCCTTGCAACCTGCCTTGCGTCGGGCGTGCGTCTGCTTGGCTCGACAAAGCGGGCATATTCGGGCCGCAACAAGTCGGCCGGCCGTACGTCGCCTCGCCACGCGCTCATCAGATAGACCATCGCCGGGACACTGACTTCGTCGAACAGCCTTGCAAAACCGGCCAGGGTCTTTGACCGGTCCGCATCATGGCTGGTTGCATGAATGAGCACCTTGAGCCCGTCATAGGATGTGCACCCGAAGGCCCGCAACACGACGAACAGGGCGGCGCCGCTCGTATCGTGGGCGATTTCGCCGCAGCGCAATTCGTCCAGGCCGGTAATCTGGGTCAGAAGCCGCGTGATCTTGGGACGGCGGTTTTCCGAGAACAGCTTCATCAGCGCCCCGGTGAATTCATTGGTCGCCACCGAAATCTGCTCGAAGGTCCGCATCATGGGTGCCTGCGGCAGGTTGCGCCGTGCAAAGGCGCGCAACACGTTGATCCGGCCCTCCTCGGGCAGGTCGAAGAACACTCCCGTGAGGAGCGCAGCGTCGAAATCCTCGCGGTTGGCAAGAATCGCCGCGACCTCGTGGTCCATCTCGGCTGAACGGGTGAGCGCGTTGAGATAGGCTCCGCGCGGCGCGATCGACGTATTGCCCGCCAGCGCCCGATACACTTTGCGGCTGTTGATCGGAAACAGCCGCGCGAGAACGGCATTGGAAAGGGCAGGGCGTCTGGCAACCGCGGCGATCACATCGGTATTGCCCTTGTCGATAAGCCGCGCCATCACATCGTCTGAAAGCGAGGGTGCGCGCTCGAGATGGGTAATCAGGCCGGTGCCGAGATTGTCATACACAAGGATTTCGAGCTGCGGCGTCAGATGTTGCGCGCTTGCAAGAATGCCTGCTGCCTTGGTTCGCGCTGTCGGAGCGGCGGTGGGAAACAGGCGCCTGGCCAGCGTCTCGAACTGCTCGGCCTCGGCCGGCAACGGCCTGCTGCGCCGCGCATAGGCGTCGCACGCCGCCACCAGAAGCGTATTGGCCCGCTCGACACCGCCGGTTTCGATCAGCAGTTGAAACGTCTCGTATGGCTGAAAGCCGATCATTTGGTCGACTCGTTCCCCCGGTCCACTCTTGTTGTCTCACTATTGACGCAGATTCGTTAGCGGACTGTTAACCTTGACGAAGTCTTAATGCGTAATGTTCGGATCCGGGGCGGCATGGTGCCGGCTGGGGCAAGCGGAGGGCCGAACGACACCAAGAGGCCAATTATGGGTATGCTGGTAAAATTCAGCCCCAAAGACGCCCGATCGGTACCGGCAACGACCGGCGGGTCGAGCGCGCAGGTCATATTGTTCACAGGCGTTCGCTATGAGCGCGGAGCCGGAGGGAATAAGCCCACGCCGGCACCGAAGGTCAGGCGGACCCGCAAGGGCTGAAGATTTTGAAGGATTGGTTGATCGGCGGCGCTATCGCGGCCGCGGCATGTTTGATGCTGTCCGGCTGTGCCCGTCCGACGGGCGATTTCGGCCGCGCTGCGCCAAGCGTGCTCCATGACCGGATTATGCCAACCATGGGCGCTTCGCGTGCTGCGGCCGATGGCGAGCCGGTCTCCGATTTCAATCAGACCGATCAGGAGCGCGAGATGCATGATCGCGTCTGGCGCTTCCTTGTGGCGCCACACGCTCACGACTGGTTCCACGACACCGCCGTTGAACTTCAGCGCACCCGAATGGCGTCCAACCTCGACAGCCAGTTCATCGCGGATCGCTATTATGCGACCCTGCGCAGCACGCAATACCAGTCCTCGCGGGTCCGATACCGCAAGGTCGCCGACGACATCGGCATCGATATCGCAACCATCCCGACAACATTCGCCGCCATCTGCCGGGTCATCGAGGTCGATCGCCAGCGCGCCATCGCGGTTTCCAACGTTGCCCTCGCCGCCCCCGATGCACCGGCACAGGTCGCGGCCCGCAAATGGGAAAACCAGCGCACGATAGACTGGTTCACCCGGGCGCTCGCCTACCGCTATCAGTCCTATTCGGTGGCGCTTGAGCGGCTTCTGGTGGAAACGCCACACCAGGAGGGGCGCGTCGTCGACGCCCAGCTTGCGCGCATGCAGCCTTACGTGGCGCGCGCCCAGGCCGGAGATTTCTGCCTGACGGGCGGGGAGGGACTGGTTTTTAAAGACACCGCCATCGCCTCGCGCTACGAGACCGCTCCCGTTTCGCCCGACCCGCTGGTGCGCAAATAGCGTCGCTTTGCCGAGCGGGGTTGCCCATGATGGCGGCTGATTGCAGGACATTCCGAGGAGCCCCCTCGCCCCTTGGGGGTGAGGGTGTCCGGCAGGCCGGTGAGGGGGTTGAGCGGTGGTGTTCTCCAAGAAAGGCCCCCTCACCCGCCGCTTCGCGTCGACCTCTCCCCCTAAGGGAGAGGTGAGATTTGCCGCCAGCGCCTGGTACACCTTTCCCTTGGGGGAGAGGTCGGACCGCAGGTCCGGGTGAGGGGGCCTTTCTTTTTCGGACATGCGAAAACCTCCGACGGCCAATGACCTCGGGCTATGAATTGGATAGACGGCATGGGGCGATGAACGCTCCGCATGATTTAGTTTTTATATGAAGCGATCATCGCCCCACGCATCCGAGGTTTTGGGCTTATGGCGGCGTCTCGGGCTGGGGTTTGTTGGCTTTTTGTGGGTCGGTAGGTCGAACCGGAAGGGCCATCCCCGGATCAAGTCCGAGGACATGCTTTTCCTGCTAACCTCCCGTATCCCCCAAAACCACCGGTGCCCCTCTCCCTTTCGGGAGTACGACGTGGACTCCCATCCTCGCCCGGCCATCCGTCCGCTTTGGGCCTTCCCTGCGGCGACCCGCATGGAACCCGGATCGGCCAACGGACATTCCGGAGCGCCTGGAGAGCTTTTTCGGTCGTGTTCCCGAACCGAAAAAGTGGCAACCACTTTTTCTGGAAACACTCCGATGCGGTCCTAAGGCTCGGACCCATGCTTCCCCTTTCTCCATCCTGCCCTCACCGGAAGCTCGTATGCATCCTCGTCTCTGGTGCGGCCGTGAGGCGAGAATGGCATGGGGTTGAGGGAGCGGGGATAAAGTTTTTTGCGCAGCTTTTCCACCTTCCCCCGCGTCATCCTCGGGCTTAACCCGGGGATCCGCAACGCTGCTGTTGTGCAGCGCAGAAGTGGCGCCCCCTCGCGTCTCACGGCTCCTCAACCCCTTCACCGGCTTCCCGACGCAGCGGGTCCCCGGGTCAAGCCCGAGGACGACGATGGGGGTAGGGTGTGGGGTGGCGATGGAGCCGGGAGGCTCGCCTAACATGCCTGGCCGCCCCGGACGCGATCCGGGACCCAGCAGCCTGGCCCATGCTTTACACGCAAATTGAAAGGCACATGGACTCCC carries:
- a CDS encoding DUF2336 domain-containing protein; its protein translation is MIGFQPYETFQLLIETGGVERANTLLVAACDAYARRSRPLPAEAEQFETLARRLFPTAAPTARTKAAGILASAQHLTPQLEILVYDNLGTGLITHLERAPSLSDDVMARLIDKGNTDVIAAVARRPALSNAVLARLFPINSRKVYRALAGNTSIAPRGAYLNALTRSAEMDHEVAAILANREDFDAALLTGVFFDLPEEGRINVLRAFARRNLPQAPMMRTFEQISVATNEFTGALMKLFSENRRPKITRLLTQITGLDELRCGEIAHDTSGAALFVVLRAFGCTSYDGLKVLIHATSHDADRSKTLAGFARLFDEVSVPAMVYLMSAWRGDVRPADLLRPEYARFVEPSRRTPDARQVARTGTVGDQAIEALDKMKSARKAS
- a CDS encoding sensor histidine kinase, with translation MRNPFADFAIASPLQTGAFPAGQRNGVLHRVLTLNTLVLVAGLGLAMALSLVMLFGGNVVPLIATAAVSGLVALSGALLLRGEMDPAIAVHAIVLGAIGAVVAAGDPSMIDLGLALGLMAALYGQVLSKSRHRYLIWTVPALILVASASDLAAVSLDVQGAMQSFALIALAIFAAIAVITATRLEIISAESPVSQTRAFAVLAENILGAVVRYGADGGPVFISRSAGNLLGCRTFELDGAGLFERVHVMDRPAYRKAISDASNGTGASTIELRLRRDDVEPGAGARYVWVEFALAPLRDDGGSSNEVLAVLRDISVRKNAEREVDAARRQAEDASEAKSRFLATIGHELRTPLNAIVGFSDMMSEGIGGNLSPTHAEYAGHISRSGHHLLDVVNMLLDMSKIEAGKFEVHAELFAPQALVEPCLQMVEKLARDSSITIEAAVPENLPQIMGDERACRQILINLLSNAIKFSHDGGVVTLAIKRQGRMLAMSVGDSGIGMRPETIERIGEPFLQAQDSLSRRYEGTGLGLSIVKGLVSLHGGRLDVVSEPGMGTTISVLLPLEGPLGAGKSSATIEHLYAPKRDRDEDKWLQDERRSAAK
- a CDS encoding peptidoglycan-binding protein, with the translated sequence MTAGIAQIPLAVGAGAISLVGHALSWGFTRFARSPMASTGLVLMSGLTLVAATNALFLQDTRHPAPLFVSGSAAATARPAPIEPVVVEPVEIPQRPVAQPAASVMPEPVPSASEQSTAATPEPTVSAIGNQDIADLQEKLKALGFFDGMVDGYYGPKTADAIRDFEARFNLPRTGAATPQVIEAVREAPLQTSQTPEPAPTSAVSATPQTDDIAPLLAQMQETAPTAADTVERQTVADISPDLPAAAAQPSETTAQPSEPAVLDGDLVSDIQRGLGRLGFLQGPVNGVADEATARAIRQFQIFNNYRPTGEVSPVLRQMLVEAGAFL
- a CDS encoding DUF1491 family protein; this translates as MQQLRSDIWCAAFVRRHNDMGKFCVVSRRGDAIAGQIWIEVDHLDGTISLFTPAPGAMMDLPPEDRVFQKRFERADPITVKDRIAREIEFDQDLWVLSVDSRGDDLGLDMV
- a CDS encoding SufE family protein, with product MKTTAAFDEIADNLSFLDDWEDRYRYIIELGQELAPLSDDERNADNKVHGCASQVWLVTESEAKDDGTVLTFRGDSDAMIVRGLVAIVLALYSGRMAADIAETDALPILDSIGLREHLSTQRSNGLAAMVKRLQADAQAATQA